In a genomic window of Staphylococcus taiwanensis:
- the yqeH gene encoding ribosome biogenesis GTPase YqeH has protein sequence MNETLKCIGCGAPLQSEDKNAPGYVPEHNLFREDVICQRCFRLKNYNEIQDVGMDSDDFLNLLNSLADRKGIIVNVVDVFDFEGSFINALKRIVGNKKVILAANKLDLLPKQINKRRVKEWLKRAARKYGLEADEVVLISAQKGWAIEDLLSAINKHRDNSDVYIVGTTNVGKSTLINKLIEQSVGEKDVVTTSRFPGTTLDMIDIPLDEKTFMYDTPGIIQAHQMTHYVTEKELKTIVPKNEIKQRVFQLNEGQTLFFGGLARIDYVSGGKRPLVCYFSNDLNIHRTKTEKANDLWRTQIGNVLTPPNNPEHFDMAETKAVRLETGKDKRDVMISGLGFITIEAGAKMIVRVPKNVDVILRNSIM, from the coding sequence TTGAACGAAACACTTAAATGTATTGGTTGTGGTGCACCGCTACAATCTGAAGATAAAAATGCACCAGGTTATGTACCTGAACACAATCTTTTTCGCGAAGATGTTATATGTCAACGTTGCTTCAGATTAAAAAATTACAACGAAATTCAAGATGTTGGTATGGATAGTGATGATTTTTTAAATCTCTTAAATAGCCTAGCAGATCGTAAAGGCATCATAGTTAATGTAGTTGATGTATTTGATTTTGAAGGATCATTTATTAATGCTTTAAAACGTATTGTTGGTAATAAAAAAGTGATTTTAGCTGCGAATAAATTAGATCTTTTGCCTAAACAAATTAACAAACGACGTGTAAAAGAATGGTTGAAAAGGGCAGCTAGAAAATATGGACTTGAAGCCGATGAAGTAGTCTTAATTTCTGCACAAAAAGGTTGGGCGATTGAAGACTTGTTATCAGCCATTAACAAACATAGAGATAATAGTGATGTGTATATTGTCGGTACAACTAATGTAGGTAAATCAACTTTAATAAATAAATTAATTGAGCAAAGTGTTGGAGAAAAAGATGTTGTTACAACATCAAGATTTCCTGGAACAACACTAGATATGATTGATATACCTTTAGATGAGAAAACATTTATGTATGATACTCCGGGCATTATTCAAGCGCATCAAATGACACATTATGTTACTGAAAAAGAATTAAAAACTATCGTACCCAAAAATGAAATTAAACAACGTGTTTTCCAATTAAATGAAGGTCAAACGTTATTCTTTGGTGGATTAGCTCGAATAGACTATGTTTCAGGAGGTAAGCGACCTCTTGTATGTTACTTTTCAAATGATTTAAATATTCATCGTACAAAAACTGAAAAGGCAAATGATTTATGGCGTACTCAAATAGGTAATGTTTTAACGCCTCCCAATAATCCTGAACATTTTGACATGGCAGAAACTAAAGCAGTTAGACTTGAAACAGGTAAAGATAAAAGAGATGTTATGATTTCAGGTCTAGGATTTATTACTATAGAAGCTGGTGCAAAAATGATTGTTCGTGTACCTAAAAATGTGGATGTTATTTTACGTAATTCAATAATGTAG
- the aroE gene encoding shikimate dehydrogenase — MKYAVIGDPIDHSLSPIMHKANFTSLNMDDSYEALHIPSKDIHQIREIIEENSIDGFNITIPHKENIIPYLDDIDEQAKTVGAVNTVKIIDNKWIGYNTDGIGYVTGLKQVYPDLSNAYILILGAGGASKGIANELSRYVHPKLTVANRTMSRFDSWDIDINAISLNQAECHLDEFDIIINTTPAGMANNNDMIISLKNLAPDSLVSDIVYVPYKTPFLKQAELRGNQIHNGLDMFIYQGAESFKIWTGKQPNIEEMIYAVLKKLKGE, encoded by the coding sequence ATGAAGTATGCAGTAATAGGTGACCCAATAGACCATTCATTATCACCAATAATGCATAAAGCAAATTTTACATCTTTAAATATGGATGACTCATATGAAGCTTTACACATTCCAAGCAAAGATATACATCAAATACGTGAAATTATAGAGGAAAATAGTATCGATGGTTTCAATATCACAATTCCTCATAAAGAAAATATCATTCCATATTTAGATGACATTGATGAACAAGCTAAAACTGTAGGTGCAGTTAATACTGTTAAAATCATTGATAATAAATGGATAGGTTATAACACTGATGGAATTGGATATGTAACTGGGTTAAAACAAGTGTATCCTGACTTATCTAATGCATATATTTTAATTCTCGGTGCTGGTGGTGCTAGTAAAGGGATAGCAAATGAATTAAGCCGTTACGTACATCCTAAGCTAACCGTAGCTAATAGAACAATGTCCCGCTTTGATTCATGGGATATTGATATTAATGCAATTTCATTAAACCAAGCTGAATGTCATTTAGATGAATTCGACATCATTATTAATACAACACCAGCTGGTATGGCTAATAATAATGATATGATAATTAGCTTAAAAAATTTAGCACCTGATTCTTTAGTAAGTGACATTGTATACGTTCCTTATAAAACTCCATTTTTAAAACAAGCAGAGCTTCGGGGAAATCAAATTCACAATGGACTTGATATGTTTATATATCAAGGTGCCGAAAGTTTTAAAATTTGGACAGGTAAACAACCGAATATAGAAGAAATGATATATGCAGTATTAAAAAAATTAAAAGGAGAATAA
- the yhbY gene encoding ribosome assembly RNA-binding protein YhbY, with translation MLTGKQKRYLRSLAHNIDPIFQIGKAGINENMVSQIKDTLENRELIKIHVLQNNFDDKNDLANTLSKATSSEVVQVIGSMIVIYKESQENKQITLP, from the coding sequence ATGTTAACTGGTAAACAAAAAAGATATTTAAGAAGTTTAGCCCACAATATTGATCCGATTTTTCAAATAGGCAAAGCTGGAATTAATGAGAATATGGTTTCTCAAATTAAAGATACTTTAGAAAATCGTGAATTAATTAAAATTCATGTATTACAAAATAATTTTGATGATAAAAATGATTTAGCAAATACTCTTAGTAAAGCGACTAGTAGTGAAGTGGTACAAGTTATCGGCTCTATGATTGTTATATATAAAGAATCTCAAGAAAATAAACAGATAACTTTACCATAA
- a CDS encoding nicotinate-nucleotide adenylyltransferase produces MKTKKIVLYGGQFNPIHTAHLLVANEVYHAIKPDKFYFLPSYMAPLKKHDDYLDAEYRIEMISMAIKELNFGEICDAELIRKGQSYTYETIKELVNQEPDAKFYFVIGTDQYNQLDKWYEIKKVKQLITFVIVNRDVDMQEVEDNMISITIPRMDISSSMIRQRIKNNESINILVPRSISNYIREEGFYL; encoded by the coding sequence ATGAAAACTAAAAAAATTGTTCTATATGGTGGACAATTCAACCCGATTCATACTGCTCATTTATTAGTTGCTAATGAAGTTTATCACGCAATCAAACCTGATAAATTTTATTTTTTACCAAGTTATATGGCACCATTGAAAAAACATGATGATTATTTAGATGCTGAGTATAGAATTGAAATGATTAGTATGGCAATTAAAGAATTAAATTTTGGAGAAATATGTGATGCTGAACTTATTAGAAAAGGTCAAAGCTACACTTATGAAACCATTAAAGAATTAGTTAACCAAGAACCAGATGCTAAGTTTTATTTTGTAATAGGAACAGATCAATATAATCAACTCGACAAATGGTACGAAATCAAAAAGGTGAAACAATTAATCACTTTTGTGATAGTTAATAGAGATGTTGATATGCAAGAAGTTGAAGACAACATGATTTCAATTACTATACCTCGTATGGACATAAGTTCATCAATGATTAGACAAAGAATTAAAAATAATGAATCAATCAATATTTTAGTCCCTCGTAGTATTTCAAACTATATTAGAGAGGAAGGATTCTATTTATGA
- the yqeK gene encoding bis(5'-nucleosyl)-tetraphosphatase (symmetrical) YqeK, producing MKIKKAVELIKEKLPEKRYKHSLRVAETAVKLAEIYDGDKNKAELAGILHDYCKYDDLSTMYQIVRQHDLDSELLSYGSEILHGPVCAAIMESEFNVKDEEVLLAIKNHTTGRKEMTKTEKLVFIADYIEPGRKTPGVEEIRDMAYNQGSLDKTIYEISKRTVLFLISKDITVYGATISCLNYYNYSDQRIKDD from the coding sequence ATGAAGATTAAAAAAGCTGTCGAACTCATTAAAGAAAAATTGCCAGAAAAACGTTATAAGCATTCTTTAAGAGTTGCAGAAACTGCCGTAAAACTTGCTGAGATATATGATGGAGATAAAAATAAAGCAGAGTTAGCTGGAATATTACATGATTATTGCAAATATGATGATTTAAGTACTATGTATCAAATTGTCAGACAGCATGATTTAGATAGTGAGCTATTAAGCTATGGTTCTGAAATTTTACATGGACCTGTTTGTGCTGCAATTATGGAATCTGAGTTCAATGTGAAAGATGAAGAAGTGCTTTTAGCCATTAAAAACCATACAACTGGCAGAAAAGAAATGACTAAAACAGAGAAACTTGTTTTCATAGCCGATTATATTGAACCTGGTAGAAAAACCCCAGGAGTTGAAGAAATTAGGGATATGGCATACAATCAAGGTAGCTTAGATAAAACAATTTATGAAATATCTAAGCGTACAGTTCTTTTCCTAATTAGTAAAGATATTACAGTTTACGGTGCTACGATTTCATGTCTAAACTATTATAATTATAGTGATCAAAGAATAAAGGATGATTAA
- the rsfS gene encoding ribosome silencing factor, with amino-acid sequence MNSEELLNIAVSATENKKAEDIVSLNMQGISDMTDYFVVCHGNNERQVQSIARAVKEAAHEQNIDVKRMEGYQSARWVLIDLADVVVHIFHKDERNYYNIEKLYQDAPIESYGQAVY; translated from the coding sequence ATGAATTCAGAAGAATTATTAAATATTGCTGTCAGTGCGACAGAAAATAAAAAAGCAGAAGATATTGTTTCTCTAAATATGCAAGGTATTAGTGATATGACTGATTACTTTGTAGTGTGTCATGGTAATAATGAACGTCAAGTTCAATCAATTGCTAGAGCAGTTAAAGAAGCAGCTCATGAGCAAAATATTGATGTTAAACGTATGGAAGGTTATCAAAGTGCTAGATGGGTTTTAATTGATTTAGCCGATGTAGTTGTACATATTTTCCATAAAGATGAACGAAATTATTACAATATTGAGAAGCTATATCAAGATGCTCCAATAGAATCATATGGTCAGGCTGTTTATTAA
- a CDS encoding class I SAM-dependent methyltransferase codes for MTQYAEMSSVYDQLTQDQPYDKWFDIVSSLTQSFNSKPNILDIGCGTGSLTTRLTSIGSVTGMDLSTDMLAIAANKSNHVNWLEGDMTDFSLNTKFDVITIFCDSLNYLPDIEEVVMTFNNVITHLNESGIFIFDVHTITKMNTLFNNQCYIDENESTFLAWEAISGEEPNSVYHDMSFFIKNEEGYYIRFDESHYQRTFEKNTYLKLLQQIGFTKIKTFVDFDFNNHDEKGDRLFFIAYK; via the coding sequence ATGACACAATACGCAGAAATGAGTTCAGTTTATGACCAGTTAACACAGGATCAACCTTATGATAAATGGTTTGATATAGTGAGTAGTTTAACACAATCATTTAATTCTAAGCCTAATATCTTAGATATAGGTTGTGGTACTGGTAGTTTAACTACTCGACTTACTTCTATTGGTTCGGTTACAGGAATGGATTTAAGCACTGATATGCTGGCCATTGCTGCGAATAAATCTAATCATGTTAATTGGTTAGAAGGTGATATGACCGATTTTTCATTAAATACTAAATTTGATGTTATAACAATATTTTGTGATTCCCTGAATTATTTACCAGATATTGAGGAAGTAGTTATGACATTTAATAATGTTATAACTCATTTAAATGAATCTGGTATTTTTATATTTGATGTTCACACTATTACAAAAATGAATACACTATTTAACAATCAATGTTATATTGATGAAAATGAATCAACATTTTTAGCCTGGGAAGCTATATCTGGCGAAGAACCTAATAGTGTATATCATGATATGAGTTTTTTTATTAAAAATGAAGAAGGTTACTACATTCGATTTGATGAATCTCACTATCAAAGAACCTTCGAAAAGAATACGTATCTTAAATTATTACAACAAATAGGTTTTACTAAAATAAAAACATTTGTAGATTTTGACTTTAATAATCATGATGAAAAGGGCGATCGCTTATTTTTTATCGCATATAAATAA
- a CDS encoding helix-hairpin-helix domain-containing protein: MFENKTELLNFILKWKFQIILITIILVALSFFYFYSQKNDESIMNSQSTVNKSFDNSTKNGNLQKSSNHSHDTNNSINQEDNKVIYVDIKGAVEHPKVYKMQSDDRVKDVLEKAKLLKEADVSTINLSEKLTDQKMIFIPNINDKNDLNIVASNHGQQDNTSTNKKILTNNSDKVNLNTASENDLLKVPGVGPTKVKEIINFRQTNGHFQSVEDLKNIKGIGNKTFDKIKDYFIV, from the coding sequence TTGTTTGAAAATAAAACTGAACTATTGAATTTTATATTAAAATGGAAATTTCAAATTATATTAATTACAATTATCCTAGTCGCTCTTTCATTTTTTTATTTTTACTCACAAAAGAATGACGAATCGATAATGAATTCACAATCAACAGTTAACAAATCGTTTGATAATAGTACTAAAAATGGGAATTTGCAAAAATCAAGTAACCACAGTCATGATACAAATAATTCGATAAATCAAGAAGATAATAAAGTCATATATGTAGATATAAAAGGTGCAGTTGAACATCCTAAGGTCTATAAAATGCAAAGTGATGATAGAGTTAAAGATGTATTAGAAAAAGCAAAGCTTTTAAAAGAAGCCGATGTATCTACAATAAATTTATCTGAAAAATTAACAGACCAAAAAATGATATTTATTCCTAATATAAATGATAAAAATGATCTAAATATAGTTGCTTCAAATCATGGCCAACAAGATAATACATCTACTAACAAAAAGATATTAACTAATAATAGCGATAAGGTAAATCTTAATACTGCTAGTGAAAATGATTTACTTAAAGTCCCAGGTGTGGGTCCAACTAAAGTTAAAGAAATAATAAACTTTAGACAAACTAATGGTCATTTTCAGAGCGTAGAAGATTTAAAAAATATTAAGGGGATAGGGAATAAAACTTTTGATAAAATAAAAGATTATTTTATAGTCTAA
- a CDS encoding ComE operon protein 2 — protein MERLKWDEYFMAQSHLLALRSTCQRLSVGATIVKDNRIIAGGYNGSVAGEVHCIDEGCLMEDGHCIRTIHAEMNALLQCAKQGVSTEGATIYVTHFPCLNCTKSIIQAGIKQIYYAQDYHNHKYAIKLLTQAGIDYQKISFSAEKVAQYLRN, from the coding sequence ATGGAAAGACTTAAATGGGATGAGTATTTTATGGCACAAAGTCATTTATTAGCTTTACGTTCTACGTGCCAAAGACTTTCAGTCGGTGCTACGATTGTCAAAGATAATAGAATCATAGCAGGTGGTTATAATGGCTCTGTAGCTGGAGAGGTACATTGTATTGATGAAGGGTGTTTAATGGAAGATGGGCATTGTATAAGAACAATTCATGCGGAAATGAATGCGTTATTACAGTGTGCTAAACAGGGTGTATCTACCGAGGGTGCAACAATATATGTGACACATTTCCCTTGTCTCAATTGTACTAAATCTATTATTCAAGCTGGTATTAAACAGATATATTATGCTCAAGACTATCATAACCATAAATACGCTATTAAACTTTTAACTCAAGCTGGTATTGATTATCAAAAAATATCATTCTCTGCAGAAAAAGTTGCTCAGTATTTGAGAAATTAA
- a CDS encoding DNA internalization-related competence protein ComEC/Rec2, whose translation MIYYALSLLSGILWVHLRIFSIFIISIIILVCVQKRFKLFSISMLLLTFIAGILLIQYNDKMNDFRVNYFQNHNLINGQVQFSGQIKQIGQQLKGDFNYKGETYHFNLIAKSISSSTLENKSCMIKGKVTNMINQNIYVTINNIFSNTCKNNNRISFIDLHLKYINNKLHQTSLEHPERIIALITGEMSDINPDYLDDVKSIGIYHLLAVSGSHIATISFLIYQSLVRFNIPKILINILIIISLIIFAFYSGLAPSALRAILSTIIILILTNTKKTLIDVLGLVFIIMVIFSSNLIYDIGFQFSFLISLFIILILPLLNKRSSIQNLLLITLVAQLSSSLISIYHFNQLQWLGLFTNMIYVPFYGFVLFPLAIMTFMIYHFFNNINILNAIVNEVFELHDKLLNFFLHFKFYQVFIYPHSSLELFLYFFLFFLLYFLISHKKVILTCIIIITLIILILVGTSPQSTTITFLDVGQGDSLVFQTKQKETVMVDTGGKKTLYGKYNNHSISKYHILPTLRRKGISTIDYLIITHPHADHMGELSYIVNQIKIKTIYINLPSFTEKELTNIQIMCKKYNIELFDASEINDLSLKSSKIRFLHSYIPTSEDKNEQSLIILINYKTYHLLLMGDATKNNEALLIKKYELPKIDVLKVGHHGSKESSSKTFIDLIRPTISIISSGKSNKHNIPSQNTIKNLQDVNSKILNTQDKGEISIDLDRNLELSFH comes from the coding sequence ATGATTTATTATGCATTATCTTTACTGTCCGGTATTTTATGGGTACATTTAAGAATTTTTTCGATTTTTATCATCTCAATCATCATATTAGTTTGTGTTCAAAAGCGTTTTAAATTATTCAGTATATCAATGTTGCTCCTAACTTTTATAGCTGGAATTTTATTAATTCAATACAATGATAAAATGAACGATTTTCGGGTTAATTATTTTCAAAATCATAATTTAATTAATGGACAAGTGCAATTTAGTGGTCAGATAAAGCAAATTGGGCAGCAATTGAAAGGGGACTTTAATTATAAAGGAGAGACTTATCATTTTAATTTAATAGCTAAATCAATCTCATCAAGTACTCTTGAAAATAAGTCTTGTATGATAAAAGGTAAAGTAACAAATATGATTAACCAAAATATTTACGTGACTATCAATAACATATTTTCAAATACTTGCAAAAATAATAATAGAATTTCTTTCATTGACCTTCATTTGAAATATATTAATAATAAATTACATCAAACATCTTTAGAGCACCCGGAAAGAATTATTGCTCTGATTACTGGTGAAATGAGCGATATAAATCCTGATTATTTAGATGATGTAAAATCTATTGGCATTTATCATCTTTTAGCTGTTAGTGGATCACACATTGCAACAATATCTTTTTTAATTTATCAATCGTTAGTAAGATTCAATATCCCTAAAATATTAATTAATATTCTAATTATAATTTCACTAATTATCTTTGCATTTTATTCAGGATTAGCACCAAGTGCTTTAAGAGCAATATTATCTACAATTATCATTTTAATTTTAACAAACACAAAAAAGACACTTATTGATGTTTTAGGTTTAGTATTTATTATAATGGTTATCTTTTCATCAAATCTAATTTATGACATCGGGTTTCAATTTTCTTTCTTAATTTCTTTATTTATTATATTAATATTACCCCTCTTAAATAAACGCTCTTCAATTCAAAATCTATTATTAATAACATTAGTAGCACAATTATCTTCTTCTTTAATAAGCATCTATCATTTTAATCAATTACAATGGCTTGGATTATTTACAAATATGATATATGTACCATTTTATGGTTTCGTACTTTTTCCATTGGCAATAATGACTTTCATGATTTATCATTTTTTCAATAATATTAATATATTGAATGCAATCGTTAATGAAGTTTTCGAACTACACGATAAATTACTTAATTTCTTTTTGCATTTCAAATTTTATCAAGTTTTTATTTATCCTCATTCATCACTTGAATTGTTTTTATATTTTTTCCTTTTCTTTCTATTGTACTTTCTTATATCCCATAAAAAGGTTATTTTAACTTGTATTATTATCATTACTTTAATCATTCTAATTTTAGTAGGTACGAGTCCCCAATCAACAACAATTACATTTTTAGATGTTGGACAAGGTGATAGTTTAGTATTTCAAACTAAACAAAAAGAGACTGTCATGGTTGATACAGGTGGCAAAAAAACGCTTTACGGAAAATATAATAATCATAGCATATCTAAATATCATATTTTACCAACTTTAAGACGAAAAGGCATTTCAACAATTGATTATCTCATAATAACGCATCCTCACGCTGACCATATGGGAGAGTTATCATACATCGTAAATCAAATAAAGATTAAGACAATTTATATAAATTTGCCAAGTTTCACAGAAAAAGAACTAACTAATATTCAAATAATGTGTAAAAAATATAATATTGAATTATTCGATGCCAGTGAAATCAATGATTTAAGTTTAAAATCAAGTAAAATAAGATTTTTACATAGCTATATTCCTACAAGTGAAGACAAAAATGAACAAAGCCTCATCATACTAATTAACTATAAGACCTATCATTTGCTTCTGATGGGTGACGCTACAAAGAATAATGAAGCACTTTTGATAAAAAAATACGAGTTGCCCAAAATTGATGTATTAAAAGTTGGTCACCATGGAAGTAAAGAAAGTAGCTCAAAAACATTTATAGATTTAATAAGACCAACTATAAGTATTATCTCAAGTGGCAAAAGTAATAAGCACAATATTCCTAGTCAAAATACAATTAAAAATTTACAAGATGTAAATAGTAAAATTTTAAACACTCAAGATAAGGGTGAGATTTCAATTGATCTTGATAGAAATTTAGAATTATCTTTTCATTAA
- the holA gene encoding DNA polymerase III subunit delta, giving the protein MGNNIVAIYGEVPELVEKKSNEVVYNFLKEEKDDFNYIKFNLYETNISSIIEEALTLPFISEKKAIIVKNSFIFTGEKVTKDITPNNEQVIEFLQKYDGDNLIIFEIYNGKLDERKKLTKTLKQTSQLSKVEQMSEQEMKAWIQNKLHENYKDIKQDALNLFIELTGINFNVIVQEIDKIILFLGDRTTINKNDVSLIINRSLEQNVFLLTEYIQKGQKEKAIQLVKDLIVMKEEPIKLLALITSNYRLYYQCKILAQKGYSGQQIAKTINVHPYRVKLALGQVRHYQLHQLLNIIDNCAETDYKLKSSYMDKQLILELFILSL; this is encoded by the coding sequence ATGGGAAATAATATAGTGGCTATATACGGTGAAGTGCCAGAACTAGTTGAAAAGAAAAGCAATGAGGTTGTTTATAATTTTCTTAAAGAAGAAAAAGATGATTTCAATTACATAAAATTTAATCTTTATGAAACAAATATTTCATCTATCATTGAAGAGGCTTTAACCTTGCCATTTATTTCTGAGAAAAAAGCTATTATTGTCAAGAATTCATTTATTTTTACAGGTGAAAAGGTAACTAAAGATATTACTCCTAATAATGAACAAGTAATTGAATTTTTACAGAAATATGATGGTGATAATTTAATTATATTTGAAATTTATAATGGTAAGTTAGATGAAAGAAAAAAATTAACTAAAACCTTAAAGCAAACTAGTCAACTTTCAAAAGTAGAACAAATGTCAGAACAAGAAATGAAAGCATGGATTCAAAATAAATTACATGAAAACTATAAAGACATCAAACAAGATGCGCTAAACCTCTTTATTGAACTTACAGGAATTAACTTTAACGTTATTGTACAAGAAATTGATAAGATTATTTTATTTTTAGGTGATAGGACGACGATAAATAAGAATGATGTAAGTTTGATTATTAATCGTAGTTTAGAACAGAACGTCTTTTTATTAACTGAATACATTCAAAAAGGACAAAAAGAAAAAGCTATACAGTTAGTAAAAGATTTAATAGTTATGAAAGAAGAACCAATCAAATTACTTGCTTTAATTACCAGTAATTACAGGTTGTACTATCAATGTAAAATATTAGCTCAAAAGGGATATAGTGGGCAACAAATCGCTAAAACAATAAATGTACATCCATATAGAGTTAAATTAGCACTTGGCCAAGTACGTCATTATCAATTACATCAATTATTAAATATCATTGATAATTGTGCAGAAACAGATTACAAATTAAAATCATCATATATGGATAAACAACTAATATTAGAATTGTTTATTTTATCTTTATAA
- a CDS encoding 30S ribosomal protein S20: MPNIKSAIKRVKTTENAESRNISQKNAMRTAVKNAKSAIANNADNKAELVNFAIKSVDKASQSNLIHSNKANRIKSQLMSSSK, from the coding sequence ATGCCAAATATTAAATCTGCTATTAAACGTGTTAAAACAACTGAAAATGCTGAATCTCGTAATATTTCACAAAAGAACGCTATGCGTACTGCAGTGAAAAATGCTAAATCAGCAATCGCAAATAATGCTGATAACAAAGCTGAATTAGTAAACTTCGCTATCAAATCAGTTGATAAAGCGTCTCAAAGTAACTTAATTCATTCAAATAAAGCTAATCGCATTAAATCACAATTAATGTCATCAAGTAAATAA